In one window of Neisseria subflava DNA:
- a CDS encoding YdgA family protein: protein MKKYLIPTAAVVVAAALGTPYYLGVKAEESLTEQQKLLQESGFLTVESHQYDRGWFSSTETTVIRLKPTLLQNTQKYLPDNLKTVLQEPITVINHVTHGPFAGGFGTRAHVETEFQYHPETKKVLDRFFGQQTPLTMTNTVYLSGDGKLSLNIPAFDYEELSGIKLNWKGFGGNTDYSQGFKSYRHDYLAPSLQVKLADKGDVSLENLRFQSETEDGLTKLSLGKSSITLDKFLLQWKENIDYNVKLNELVNLVTNLQIGAFINPTGTIAPSKIEVSKLRFDTQTGEVDKFINSEGRFQFESLTYGEDKYGPLDINVAAEHLDAASLLALKNKIAEVSVKKMSEEEIQASLIQTAKNEASGLFTNNPVLNVKTFKFTMPHGDVDVSGKLAFKGLAAKDLNNLGDMLKKTEADFNMSVPQKLLEQLAVNQASSLFSVNAEDEAAGRASIDDINETLRLMVDSTIKSMASEKYLTLEDDNVKTHLTLQNSELKLNGKVLQSDPEPEFDEADFPNN from the coding sequence ATGAAAAAGTATCTTATCCCGACTGCCGCCGTCGTTGTCGCCGCTGCGCTCGGCACGCCTTATTATCTTGGTGTCAAAGCGGAAGAAAGCCTGACCGAGCAACAAAAGCTGTTGCAGGAATCCGGTTTCCTGACCGTTGAGTCCCACCAATACGATCGCGGCTGGTTCAGTTCAACCGAGACGACCGTCATCCGCCTCAAACCGACCCTGCTTCAAAATACCCAAAAATACCTGCCGGACAATTTGAAAACCGTCCTGCAAGAGCCGATTACGGTCATCAACCATGTGACACACGGCCCGTTTGCCGGCGGCTTCGGCACGCGTGCACACGTGGAAACCGAGTTCCAATACCATCCGGAAACCAAAAAAGTTTTGGACCGCTTCTTCGGCCAGCAAACGCCGTTGACCATGACCAATACGGTTTATCTTTCCGGCGACGGCAAACTCAGCCTCAATATCCCTGCCTTCGACTATGAAGAGCTTTCCGGTATCAAGCTCAACTGGAAAGGCTTTGGCGGCAATACCGATTACAGCCAAGGCTTCAAAAGCTACCGCCACGATTACCTTGCGCCGTCTTTACAAGTCAAATTGGCCGACAAAGGCGATGTGTCTTTGGAAAACCTGCGCTTCCAATCCGAAACGGAAGACGGCCTGACCAAGCTTTCTTTGGGCAAGAGCAGCATTACGCTGGATAAATTCCTGCTGCAATGGAAAGAAAACATCGATTACAACGTTAAGTTGAACGAACTGGTCAACCTTGTGACCAATCTGCAAATCGGTGCATTCATCAATCCGACCGGCACGATTGCTCCGTCTAAAATCGAAGTCAGCAAACTGCGTTTCGATACACAAACCGGCGAAGTCGATAAATTCATCAACAGCGAAGGCCGCTTCCAATTTGAAAGCCTGACTTATGGCGAAGACAAATACGGCCCTCTGGACATCAATGTTGCTGCCGAGCATTTGGATGCCGCATCACTTCTGGCATTGAAAAACAAAATTGCCGAAGTGTCCGTGAAGAAAATGAGCGAAGAAGAAATTCAGGCTTCCCTGATTCAGACGGCCAAAAACGAGGCTTCAGGCCTGTTTACCAATAATCCGGTTTTAAACGTTAAAACCTTCAAATTCACCATGCCTCATGGCGATGTCGATGTCAGCGGCAAACTTGCGTTTAAAGGTTTGGCAGCCAAAGACCTCAACAATTTGGGCGATATGCTGAAGAAAACCGAAGCCGACTTCAATATGAGCGTACCGCAAAAATTGTTGGAGCAGCTCGCCGTCAACCAAGCAAGCAGCCTGTTTAGCGTCAATGCCGAAGATGAAGCCGCAGGCCGCGCCAGCATCGACGATATTAACGAAACCTTGCGCCTGATGGTGGACAGTACCATCAAAAGCATGGCAAGCGAGAAATATCTGACCTTAGAAGACGATAATGTCAAAACCCATCTGACTTTGCAAAACAGCGAGTTGAAATTAAACGGAAAAGTCCTTCAAAGCGATCCGGAACCCGAGTTTGACGAAGCAGACTTTCCCAATAACTAA